The following proteins come from a genomic window of Microbacterium lemovicicum:
- a CDS encoding SGNH/GDSL hydrolase family protein: protein MASFRSSRLPVALLLSAGVVAGTAAAARVVLARQAAHARRLIGKPLGEDAPSADRVYKRKRGDAVRLVLLGDSIAAGLGAVQPSETLGARLAKGISRATGRAVELRTVAVVGAESSMLAEQLTRLPAADVGDVAVIVVGGNDVTHRVPVEVSVRHLGDAVRELQRRGAVVVVGTCPDLGALRPVPQPLRALGGRASRQLAAAQRTAAVALGAYAVDLAAVVGPFFITNPDEMFSLDRFHPSALGYRRTATAIVPSVLRALGVHDRAAFGHHAPQS, encoded by the coding sequence ATGGCTTCGTTCCGCTCGTCCCGCCTCCCCGTCGCGCTGCTGCTGAGCGCCGGCGTCGTTGCGGGCACCGCCGCCGCCGCCCGCGTCGTGCTCGCCCGCCAGGCGGCGCACGCGCGTCGGCTCATCGGCAAGCCGCTGGGGGAGGATGCGCCGAGCGCCGACCGTGTCTACAAGCGCAAGCGCGGCGATGCCGTCCGGCTGGTGCTGCTCGGCGACTCCATCGCCGCCGGACTCGGTGCGGTGCAGCCGTCCGAGACGCTCGGCGCGCGGCTGGCGAAGGGCATCAGCCGGGCGACCGGACGCGCGGTCGAGCTGCGCACGGTCGCCGTCGTCGGCGCAGAGTCCTCCATGCTCGCGGAGCAGCTCACCCGTCTGCCCGCGGCGGACGTCGGCGACGTCGCGGTGATCGTGGTCGGCGGCAACGACGTGACGCACCGCGTGCCGGTCGAGGTCTCCGTGCGTCACCTCGGCGACGCCGTCCGCGAGCTGCAGCGGCGAGGGGCCGTCGTGGTGGTGGGAACGTGTCCTGACCTCGGCGCCCTGCGCCCGGTGCCGCAGCCGCTGCGCGCGCTCGGGGGCCGGGCGTCGCGTCAGCTTGCCGCCGCTCAGCGCACCGCCGCGGTCGCGCTCGGGGCGTACGCGGTCGACCTGGCCGCGGTGGTCGGGCCGTTCTTCATCACCAACCCCGACGAGATGTTCAGTCTCGACCGGTTCCACCCGTCGGCGCTCGGCTACCGACGCACCGCGACGGCGATCGTGCCGTCCGTGCTGCGCGCGCTGGGCGTGCACGACCGCGCCGCATTCGGCCACCACGCGCCGCAGAGCTGA
- a CDS encoding amino acid transporter, translated as MTDKPTRRDLMKPVQLLGLAFGAALFAGIVTLISMGFFQQRQDGQSGHALLVGLIVAGITFIVVLVGLALMLLVVDPAQVTKQVDRPVLYDSDRHAQDDTTPDASASGEGPAPRR; from the coding sequence ATGACCGACAAGCCCACCCGCCGCGATCTCATGAAGCCCGTGCAGCTGCTCGGGCTCGCCTTCGGGGCCGCCCTCTTCGCCGGGATCGTCACGCTCATCTCGATGGGGTTCTTCCAGCAGCGGCAGGACGGGCAATCCGGGCATGCCCTGCTGGTGGGGCTCATCGTCGCGGGCATCACCTTCATCGTCGTGCTGGTGGGACTCGCGCTGATGCTCCTGGTCGTCGATCCGGCGCAGGTGACCAAGCAGGTCGACCGCCCGGTGCTGTACGACAGCGACCGTCATGCGCAGGATGACACGACTCCGGATGCCTCGGCCTCCGGTGAGGGCCCCGCGCCGCGTCGCTGA
- a CDS encoding acyl-CoA synthetase, translating to MTSATPARAFELRHVQLARAMFAAIAAVMITFSPDHSAGIGLSVFSGFAIATGLIFGLAAWLVLRAGQRWVGVTMGIVSLLAGMVGGITTARSTTLFFVVVIVWALATGLTETVAGARALRAAAPGVSAERAAARDALTVGVITLVFGAALLFVPTQYALQYYIAEADRSFTLTGITIGVGVLGGYAAIVAVYLAIAGFSPRRDADAVTTDGSSAVAQAAASTSTSRASADLRTTEEAPGGTA from the coding sequence GTGACCTCTGCCACACCCGCCCGCGCCTTCGAGCTGCGCCATGTCCAGCTCGCCCGCGCGATGTTCGCGGCGATCGCGGCGGTCATGATCACCTTCTCGCCCGACCACTCCGCGGGCATCGGCCTGTCGGTGTTCAGCGGCTTCGCCATCGCGACGGGCCTCATCTTCGGCCTCGCCGCCTGGCTCGTCCTCCGCGCCGGGCAGCGGTGGGTCGGCGTCACGATGGGCATCGTCTCCCTGCTCGCCGGAATGGTCGGCGGCATCACCACCGCTCGCTCCACCACGCTCTTCTTCGTCGTGGTGATCGTGTGGGCGCTGGCGACCGGTCTCACCGAGACGGTCGCGGGTGCACGCGCCCTCCGCGCCGCGGCGCCGGGCGTCTCGGCCGAGCGCGCGGCCGCCCGCGACGCGCTCACCGTGGGGGTCATCACGCTCGTCTTCGGAGCGGCCCTGCTGTTCGTGCCCACGCAGTACGCGCTGCAGTACTACATCGCCGAGGCGGACCGGAGCTTCACGCTCACCGGCATCACCATCGGCGTCGGCGTGCTCGGCGGCTACGCGGCCATCGTCGCGGTGTACCTGGCGATCGCCGGGTTCTCCCCGCGGCGCGACGCCGACGCCGTCACCACAGACGGATCGTCCGCGGTCGCGCAGGCCGCAGCATCCACCTCGACGAGTCGTGCGTCCGCCGACCTCCGGACGACCGAAGAGGCGCCGGGAGGCACCGCATGA
- a CDS encoding YbaK/EbsC family protein — translation MTRLDLVPALSAPELLAVPVREALAALDPSLADRIRVAPIDPALADTAAFCAAYDMALAASANCLVVAGRRGETTTSAACVVLATTRADVNGVVRKLLDARRASFAAMDDAVAATGMEYGGITPLGLPASWRILMDVRVAELEEAIIGSGLRASKIALPGAVLAALPGVELIDGLARDPEPTG, via the coding sequence ATGACCCGACTGGACCTCGTCCCCGCGCTCAGCGCGCCCGAGCTTCTCGCCGTGCCCGTGCGCGAGGCGCTCGCCGCGCTCGATCCGTCGCTCGCCGACCGCATCCGCGTGGCGCCCATCGACCCGGCGCTCGCCGACACCGCCGCGTTCTGCGCCGCCTACGACATGGCCCTCGCGGCCTCGGCCAACTGCCTGGTCGTCGCCGGACGTCGCGGCGAGACCACGACCTCCGCCGCCTGCGTGGTCCTGGCCACGACGCGCGCCGACGTCAACGGCGTCGTGCGCAAGCTCCTCGACGCCCGGCGCGCGAGCTTCGCGGCGATGGACGACGCGGTCGCCGCGACGGGCATGGAGTACGGGGGCATCACCCCGCTCGGGCTGCCCGCGTCGTGGCGGATTCTGATGGATGTGCGCGTGGCCGAGCTGGAGGAGGCGATCATCGGCTCCGGATTGCGCGCCTCCAAGATCGCCCTGCCGGGCGCGGTGCTCGCGGCCCTGCCCGGTGTCGAGCTCATCGACGGGCTGGCCCGTGATCCGGAGCCGACCGGCTGA